In one Pyxidicoccus xibeiensis genomic region, the following are encoded:
- the nosZ gene encoding Sec-dependent nitrous-oxide reductase → MTSGRKWWRWAASALLPLALACTRETGPEGAATAGASALGGGSSLAELMQKRGLNEADVVAALKTYTPSGKHDEYYLFASGGHGGNLIVIGVPSMRILKYIGVFTPEPWQGYGYGDQTMELLKQGSRDGKMLTWGDMHHPALSESAGEYDGQYLFVNDKANPRVAVVSLRDFATTQIVASELIESEHGSTFVTPDTDYVIETSQYPAPLGGRYADVTKFNDEYRGATIFWKFDRARGRIVPEESWAMELPPYMQDLADAGKLVSDGYVFINSINTERAYGGNLEGNPPLESGVSQNDMDYLHVINWKKAEQVVKAGRTKVIAGMRVIALETAVAEGLLHFVPEPKSPHGVDVTPDGKDIVVGGKLDTHATVFSFEKIKALIAANTFVGKDPYGVPILPFQEAIRGQCEIGLGPLHTQFDNEGFAYTSVFIESKVAKWSLKDLKLVDKLSTHYNIGHLVAAEGDTVSPDGRFLVAMNKWAIDRFAPVGPLLPQNFQLIDPVGPKMQMLYDAPIPLGEPHYAQMIKADKIKPVEIYKPAGMNALTHEKDPFAVEGGKERIERKPDGVHVYMTAVRSHFTPDIIRVKQGDTVHLHITNIEQAKDATHGFTVGSQNIHVSLEPGKHANVTFVADKPGVYPMYCTEFCSALHLEMAGYFLVEPK, encoded by the coding sequence ATGACATCAGGCAGGAAGTGGTGGAGATGGGCCGCGTCGGCGTTGCTACCCCTGGCGCTCGCGTGCACCCGTGAAACGGGCCCGGAAGGCGCCGCGACCGCCGGGGCCTCGGCGCTCGGGGGCGGCAGCTCGCTGGCGGAGCTGATGCAGAAGCGCGGGCTCAACGAGGCGGACGTCGTCGCCGCGCTGAAGACGTACACGCCCTCGGGCAAGCACGACGAGTACTACCTCTTCGCCTCGGGAGGCCACGGCGGCAACCTCATCGTCATCGGGGTGCCGAGCATGCGCATCCTCAAATACATCGGCGTCTTCACGCCCGAGCCGTGGCAGGGCTACGGGTATGGGGACCAGACGATGGAGCTGCTCAAGCAGGGCAGCCGCGACGGGAAGATGCTCACCTGGGGTGACATGCACCACCCGGCGCTCTCCGAGAGCGCGGGCGAGTACGACGGCCAGTACCTCTTCGTCAACGACAAGGCCAACCCGCGCGTCGCCGTCGTCTCGCTCAGGGACTTCGCCACCACGCAGATTGTCGCCAGCGAGCTGATCGAGAGCGAGCACGGCTCCACCTTCGTCACGCCCGACACCGACTACGTCATCGAGACGAGCCAGTACCCCGCGCCCCTGGGCGGCAGGTACGCGGACGTGACGAAGTTCAACGACGAGTACCGGGGCGCCACCATCTTCTGGAAGTTCGACCGCGCCCGGGGCCGCATCGTCCCCGAGGAGTCCTGGGCGATGGAGCTGCCGCCGTACATGCAGGACCTGGCGGACGCCGGGAAGCTGGTGAGTGACGGCTACGTCTTCATCAACTCCATCAACACCGAGCGCGCCTACGGTGGAAACCTGGAGGGCAACCCTCCGCTCGAGTCCGGCGTGTCGCAGAACGACATGGACTACCTGCACGTCATCAACTGGAAGAAGGCGGAGCAGGTGGTGAAGGCGGGCAGGACGAAGGTGATTGCCGGCATGCGCGTCATTGCGCTGGAGACGGCGGTAGCCGAGGGCCTGCTCCACTTCGTGCCCGAGCCCAAGAGCCCGCACGGCGTGGACGTGACGCCGGACGGGAAGGACATCGTCGTCGGTGGCAAGCTGGACACGCACGCCACCGTCTTCAGCTTCGAGAAGATAAAGGCCCTCATCGCGGCGAACACCTTCGTGGGCAAGGACCCGTATGGCGTGCCCATCCTCCCGTTCCAGGAGGCCATCCGCGGGCAGTGTGAAATCGGGCTCGGGCCCCTGCACACCCAGTTCGACAACGAGGGCTTCGCGTACACCTCGGTCTTCATCGAGTCGAAGGTCGCCAAGTGGTCGCTCAAGGACCTGAAGCTCGTGGACAAGCTCTCCACGCACTACAACATCGGCCACCTCGTGGCGGCCGAGGGCGACACCGTCAGTCCGGACGGCCGGTTCCTCGTCGCGATGAACAAGTGGGCCATCGACCGCTTCGCGCCGGTGGGCCCGCTGCTGCCGCAGAACTTCCAGCTCATCGACCCGGTGGGCCCGAAGATGCAGATGCTCTACGACGCGCCCATTCCGCTCGGCGAGCCGCACTACGCGCAGATGATCAAGGCGGACAAGATAAAGCCCGTCGAAATCTACAAGCCGGCGGGCATGAACGCGCTCACCCACGAGAAGGACCCGTTCGCGGTGGAGGGCGGCAAGGAGCGGATTGAGCGCAAGCCGGACGGGGTGCACGTCTACATGACGGCGGTGCGCAGCCACTTCACCCCGGACATCATCCGCGTGAAGCAGGGCGACACCGTGCACCTGCACATCACCAACATCGAGCAGGCCAAGGACGCCACGCACGGCTTCACCGTC